In Cupriavidus basilensis, one genomic interval encodes:
- a CDS encoding efflux transporter outer membrane subunit, protein MRTSALSLIALLTLSGCLLGPNYQRPAVDTPPAFRFSDAQAKDVVNTTWWVQFQDPVLNDLITIALAENKDVKIAAARVDQFLGQFQSTRSQLFPQVSALANAQRERVPVGSALLPPGVGPVINQYQATLSASWELDVFGKVRRQTESARASLLASEEGRRATILTLVASVASSYVNLLSLDRQMEIAKATVASRADSVHVFQLRYSGGEVSQMELAQSQSEYESSLATIPQIELQIAQQEDALSILLGQNPQPILRGRGLDDLALPMVPAGLPSELLTRRPDLRQAEQDLIAANALIGAARALYFPSISLTGVFGTASGQFSSLFTGPARLWSYAGAVTVPIFTAGNISGQVRQAEAQQQQALFAYQKAIQVAFQEVEDALVSLQKTREKLVVQGRQVEALRTYARLARLRYEGGYTSYIEVLDAERSLFNAQLSYAQAQGTVFASSVALYKAMGGGWVVDAERMTAVAYGDGGAPLPPGEPAARSAQPQP, encoded by the coding sequence ATGCGGACTTCTGCGCTCTCGCTCATCGCCTTGCTGACGCTCAGCGGCTGCCTGCTCGGACCCAACTACCAGCGGCCCGCCGTCGACACGCCGCCGGCCTTCCGTTTTTCCGACGCGCAGGCCAAGGATGTCGTCAATACGACGTGGTGGGTACAGTTCCAGGATCCCGTGCTCAACGACCTGATCACGATCGCGCTGGCCGAGAACAAGGACGTGAAGATCGCGGCGGCGCGCGTGGACCAGTTCCTCGGGCAGTTCCAGAGCACCCGCTCGCAGTTGTTCCCGCAGGTTTCCGCGCTCGCCAACGCCCAGCGTGAGCGCGTGCCCGTCGGCTCAGCGCTGTTGCCGCCCGGGGTCGGGCCGGTCATCAACCAGTACCAGGCGACACTCTCGGCATCGTGGGAGCTTGATGTCTTCGGCAAGGTGCGCCGCCAGACGGAATCCGCGCGTGCAAGCTTGCTGGCGAGCGAGGAGGGCCGGCGCGCGACCATCCTGACGCTGGTGGCTTCCGTTGCTTCGTCGTATGTGAACCTGCTGTCTCTAGACCGGCAAATGGAAATCGCCAAGGCCACCGTGGCCAGCCGGGCAGACTCGGTACACGTATTCCAGCTGCGCTATAGCGGCGGGGAGGTGTCGCAGATGGAGCTGGCGCAGAGCCAGTCTGAGTACGAGTCCTCGCTGGCGACCATTCCGCAGATCGAGCTCCAGATCGCGCAACAGGAGGACGCGCTGTCGATCCTGCTGGGGCAGAATCCCCAGCCGATCCTGCGTGGCCGCGGACTGGACGACCTGGCCTTGCCCATGGTGCCGGCTGGCCTGCCCTCCGAATTGCTCACGCGCCGCCCGGACCTGCGCCAGGCCGAGCAGGACCTGATCGCCGCCAACGCGCTGATCGGCGCGGCGCGCGCGCTCTACTTCCCGTCGATCTCCCTGACCGGCGTGTTCGGCACGGCAAGCGGCCAGTTCTCGTCGCTCTTCACCGGCCCGGCCCGGCTATGGTCATACGCCGGCGCAGTGACGGTGCCGATCTTCACCGCGGGTAACATCAGCGGGCAGGTCAGGCAGGCCGAGGCGCAGCAGCAGCAGGCGCTGTTCGCTTACCAGAAGGCGATTCAGGTCGCGTTCCAGGAGGTCGAGGACGCGCTGGTGTCGCTGCAGAAGACGCGCGAGAAGCTTGTCGTGCAGGGCCGCCAGGTCGAAGCGCTGCGGACCTACGCGCGGCTCGCGCGGCTGCGCTACGAGGGTGGATACACCAGCTACATCGAAGTGCTGGATGCCGAGCGCAGCCTGTTCAACGCGCAGCTCAGCTATGCGCAGGCGCAGGGGACGGTGTTCGCCTCCAGCGTTGCGCTCTACAAGGCGATGGGGGGCGGCTGGGTGGTCGACGCCGAGCGCATGACCGCGGTAGCGTACGGCGATGGCGGTGCGCCCTTGCCGCCAGGGGAGCCCGCCGCCAGATCCGCCCAGCCGCAGCCATGA
- a CDS encoding paraquat-inducible protein A yields the protein MTTARLIACHECDLLQREAALPAGGVARCRRCDAELYRSRPQSLDRALAFTFAAMVMFGVANAYPVVGLSVNGDLVQSTLFGAVRILYRDGMWPLAGLVFVTTLMMPLLRMAAMAYLLLPLRLQRLPRWPDQAFRVLDIAAPWGMTEVLILGMLVALVKLSHIATVVPGVALWAFGGVMLLLAGAAAAFDPRDLWARIEAASPVGAQAGVTTASAATAARAGLLVCHGCGMLSRPAPHAHEGSCPRCGAHLHFRKPASIARTWAFLIAAMILYIPANMLPVMDTSSLFGAQQDTILSGVVYLWTSDAKLLAAVVFIASIAVPMLKIIALLFLVISAQFHSPWLHEKKTRIYRLVELVGRWSMLDIYVITLLVALVQFSALATIKAGPAAVAFGAVVVLTMFAAMSFDPRLIWDATEKDHG from the coding sequence ATGACGACCGCGCGCCTGATCGCCTGCCACGAGTGCGACCTGCTGCAGCGCGAAGCGGCGCTGCCGGCTGGCGGCGTAGCGCGCTGCCGGCGCTGTGACGCGGAGCTCTACCGGAGCCGGCCGCAGAGCCTGGATCGCGCGCTGGCGTTCACGTTTGCGGCCATGGTCATGTTTGGCGTGGCGAATGCGTACCCGGTGGTGGGGTTGTCGGTGAACGGCGACCTTGTCCAGAGCACGCTGTTCGGCGCGGTCCGGATACTGTATCGCGACGGCATGTGGCCACTGGCCGGCCTGGTGTTCGTCACCACGCTCATGATGCCGCTGCTGAGAATGGCGGCGATGGCGTACCTGTTGCTGCCGCTGCGGCTGCAAAGGCTCCCGCGCTGGCCCGACCAGGCGTTTCGCGTCCTGGACATCGCGGCGCCGTGGGGCATGACAGAAGTCCTGATCCTCGGCATGCTGGTCGCACTCGTCAAGCTCTCGCATATCGCTACCGTGGTGCCCGGCGTCGCGCTTTGGGCGTTCGGGGGCGTGATGCTGCTGCTTGCCGGCGCCGCCGCCGCATTCGATCCGCGCGACCTGTGGGCCCGGATCGAAGCGGCGTCGCCCGTGGGCGCGCAGGCCGGCGTGACCACGGCATCGGCCGCCACGGCGGCCAGGGCGGGCCTGCTCGTATGCCATGGTTGCGGGATGCTGTCCCGGCCCGCGCCGCATGCCCACGAAGGCAGCTGCCCGCGCTGTGGTGCGCACCTGCACTTTCGCAAGCCAGCCAGCATCGCGCGCACCTGGGCGTTCCTGATTGCCGCGATGATCCTGTATATCCCGGCCAATATGCTGCCCGTCATGGACACCAGCTCGCTGTTCGGCGCGCAGCAGGACACGATCCTGAGCGGCGTGGTCTATCTCTGGACCTCGGACGCCAAGCTGTTGGCCGCCGTCGTGTTCATTGCCAGCATCGCGGTGCCGATGCTCAAGATCATCGCGCTGCTGTTTCTCGTCATCTCGGCCCAGTTCCACTCGCCGTGGCTGCATGAGAAAAAGACGCGCATCTATCGCCTGGTGGAGCTGGTGGGGCGCTGGTCGATGCTGGACATCTACGTCATCACGCTCCTGGTGGCACTTGTGCAGTTCAGCGCGCTGGCGACGATCAAGGCCGGCCCGGCCGCGGTGGCGTTCGGCGCGGTCGTTGTGCTGACGATGTTCGCCGCGATGTCGTTCGATCCGCGCTTGATCTGGGACGCCACGGAGAAAGATCATGGTTGA
- a CDS encoding intermembrane transport protein PqiB, which translates to MVEPPERRDEPGSPDFPEAVVKPRSRWRLQLVWLVPLIAVLIGGWLAVQAVLQKGPTITISFKTGEGIEAGKTKIKYKDVDIGVVRSVVLSKDHRGVIASAELAKDATSLLVDDTRFWVVRPRVSGGTVSGLGTLLSGSFIGTDVGTQAKERRDFVGLETPPAVAKDVPGREFVLKSEDMGSLDVGTPVFFRRLQVGQITAYTLDADGNGVTLRVFINAPYDKYVRADTRFWHASGVDVSLDTTGVKVNTQSMVAILIGGIAFQSPPESPGGAPAQANAEFDLFHDRAEAMRRHDRIADTYVLIFKESVRGLTVGAPVDFRGIVVGEVTAIYTRFDRAKKEFNIPVEVRVYPERFTSRYETGKKGGRLSDNPHELAVFLFDHGFRGQLRTGNLLTGQLYVALDFFPGAPKAKVDWDAKPPEFPTVPGGLQSLQDSVTALVAKLNKVPFEGIGDDLRKSLQQADGLLKTLNTDVAPEARAAMVSARAALDSANNALAPDSTLTQSTAETMRELSRTAASLRALADYLESHPEALLRGKTEEKK; encoded by the coding sequence ATGGTTGAGCCGCCCGAACGGCGCGACGAGCCGGGTTCGCCTGATTTTCCCGAAGCGGTGGTCAAGCCGCGCTCGCGCTGGCGCCTGCAACTGGTCTGGCTGGTGCCGCTGATCGCGGTGCTGATCGGCGGCTGGCTTGCGGTGCAGGCGGTCCTGCAAAAAGGCCCGACCATCACCATCAGCTTCAAGACGGGCGAGGGGATCGAGGCCGGCAAGACCAAGATCAAGTACAAGGACGTGGACATCGGCGTGGTCAGGAGCGTGGTGCTGTCCAAGGACCACCGCGGCGTGATTGCCAGCGCCGAACTGGCCAAGGACGCCACCTCCCTGCTGGTCGACGACACCCGCTTCTGGGTGGTGCGCCCGCGCGTGTCCGGCGGCACCGTATCCGGGCTCGGCACGCTGCTGTCCGGCTCGTTCATAGGCACGGATGTCGGCACGCAGGCCAAGGAGCGGCGTGACTTCGTCGGCCTTGAGACTCCTCCCGCCGTCGCCAAGGACGTCCCCGGGCGGGAGTTCGTGCTCAAGAGCGAGGACATGGGCTCGCTCGATGTGGGAACGCCCGTCTTCTTCAGGCGCTTGCAGGTCGGCCAGATTACGGCATACACCCTCGACGCGGATGGCAATGGGGTCACGCTGCGCGTCTTCATCAATGCACCCTACGACAAGTATGTGCGGGCCGATACGCGCTTCTGGCATGCCAGCGGCGTGGATGTGTCGCTGGACACGACTGGCGTGAAGGTCAATACGCAATCGATGGTGGCCATCCTGATTGGTGGCATCGCATTTCAATCGCCCCCGGAGTCGCCGGGGGGCGCGCCGGCGCAGGCCAACGCCGAGTTCGATCTGTTCCACGACCGTGCGGAGGCGATGAGGCGCCATGACCGTATTGCCGATACCTACGTGCTGATCTTCAAGGAATCCGTGCGCGGGCTAACAGTCGGGGCGCCGGTTGATTTTCGCGGCATCGTGGTCGGGGAGGTCACGGCGATCTATACGCGTTTCGACCGGGCCAAGAAGGAGTTCAACATTCCGGTCGAAGTGCGCGTTTATCCTGAGCGCTTTACCTCGCGCTACGAGACGGGAAAGAAGGGAGGCAGACTGTCGGACAACCCGCACGAGCTTGCCGTGTTCTTGTTCGATCACGGATTCCGCGGCCAGCTGAGAACCGGCAACCTGCTGACCGGGCAGCTCTACGTCGCCCTGGATTTTTTCCCGGGGGCGCCCAAGGCCAAGGTGGACTGGGACGCGAAGCCGCCCGAATTCCCGACCGTGCCGGGCGGCCTGCAATCGCTGCAAGACTCGGTGACGGCCTTGGTTGCCAAGCTCAACAAGGTGCCGTTCGAGGGGATTGGCGATGATCTGCGCAAGTCCCTGCAGCAAGCGGATGGGTTGCTCAAGACACTCAACACCGACGTGGCGCCGGAGGCGCGCGCCGCCATGGTCTCCGCGCGCGCGGCGCTCGACTCGGCCAACAACGCGCTGGCGCCGGACTCCACGCTGACGCAAAGCACGGCGGAGACGATGCGCGAGCTGTCGCGCACGGCGGCATCGCTCAGGGCGCTTGCGGACTACCTCGAGAGCCATCCTGAAGCGCTGCTTCGCGGCAAGACGGAGGAGAAAAAGTGA
- a CDS encoding PqiC family protein — protein MRPIRSMAAVLGLAVLGGCASSPQPTFYTLTSARAQERTHADVPAAIAIGPVAVPEMVDRPQLVLRVSATQVRLDEFARWAEPLKRQIPAVLSADLAQFFPGALVSSYPQWADPGTAYLVSVDVQTFDSAPGDAAVISVVWSVRPPKQGPLVSGRSDVREPAGAAGYDALVDAHSRALAAVSRDIAGAIRAAGTARPQ, from the coding sequence ATGCGCCCCATTCGTTCGATGGCCGCGGTGCTTGGGTTGGCAGTGCTTGGCGGCTGCGCGAGCTCGCCCCAGCCGACTTTCTATACGCTGACCTCCGCGCGGGCGCAGGAACGCACCCACGCCGATGTGCCGGCGGCCATCGCGATCGGGCCGGTGGCGGTGCCGGAGATGGTCGACCGCCCGCAACTGGTGCTGCGCGTTAGCGCGACCCAGGTCAGGCTCGACGAGTTCGCCCGCTGGGCAGAGCCGCTGAAGCGGCAGATCCCGGCCGTGCTCAGTGCGGACCTGGCCCAGTTCTTCCCGGGGGCGCTCGTGTCCAGCTATCCGCAGTGGGCCGATCCGGGGACGGCGTACCTGGTGTCGGTCGACGTCCAGACGTTCGACTCGGCCCCCGGCGACGCGGCCGTCATCTCGGTAGTGTGGTCCGTACGGCCGCCAAAGCAGGGGCCACTGGTGAGCGGGCGCAGCGACGTGCGGGAGCCCGCCGGCGCTGCGGGGTATGACGCGCTCGTCGATGCGCACAGCCGGGCGCTGGCGGCTGTCAGCCGCGACATTGCCGGCGCGATACGTGCGGCAGGCACGGCACGTCCACAGTGA
- a CDS encoding DUF4239 domain-containing protein: MNHLVIALIVFACVFGSSLLGMWARAMLPEHHLSDQSIGVVKMATGLIATMAALVLGLLVSSAKGTFDTVSSELVQNSASVIQLDRVLAKYGPDAQQVRVLLKRVYAEKIQILDSGDEAQMAKLGNAESVSQLEAFQRKLESLAPRDDEHVQLKAKAMQIVESVFAARWLALLQTKSSIPISLLIVLVLWLSIVFGTFGLFAERNGTIVAALMMCALSTSGAIFLIEEMSTPLYGLVSVSLAPMHDAFAHLGR; this comes from the coding sequence ATGAACCACCTCGTCATCGCCTTGATCGTGTTCGCCTGTGTTTTCGGCAGTTCACTGCTTGGCATGTGGGCGCGCGCCATGCTGCCTGAACACCACCTCAGCGATCAGTCCATCGGCGTGGTCAAGATGGCGACGGGCCTGATCGCCACGATGGCGGCGTTGGTGCTCGGGTTGCTGGTGTCGTCGGCCAAAGGCACGTTCGACACCGTGAGCAGCGAGCTTGTGCAGAATTCCGCCAGCGTCATCCAGCTCGATCGGGTACTGGCCAAATATGGCCCGGACGCGCAGCAGGTTCGCGTTTTGCTCAAGCGTGTCTACGCCGAAAAGATCCAGATACTCGACTCCGGGGACGAGGCGCAGATGGCAAAGCTCGGCAATGCCGAATCTGTCAGCCAACTGGAAGCCTTTCAGCGCAAGCTGGAGTCGCTTGCGCCGCGCGACGACGAGCACGTTCAACTGAAGGCGAAGGCCATGCAGATTGTCGAGAGCGTGTTCGCGGCGCGCTGGCTCGCGTTGCTGCAGACAAAATCCTCGATCCCGATCTCCTTGCTGATCGTGCTGGTGCTGTGGCTGTCCATCGTATTCGGCACGTTCGGGCTGTTCGCCGAGCGCAACGGGACCATCGTCGCCGCGTTGATGATGTGCGCCTTGTCGACTTCCGGGGCCATCTTCCTGATCGAGGAAATGAGCACGCCACTCTATGGGCTGGTCAGCGTGTCGCTTGCACCCATGCACGACGCGTTTGCCCATCTTGGCCGGTAG
- a CDS encoding response regulator transcription factor, protein MNNPTPTVFVVDDDDAVRQALMRLIRGAGYLVEGFGCARAFLDSGSPAECNACLVLDLQLPDLNGLELQRELNGAGRPLPIVFITGHGDIPASVRAMKAGATDFLVKPVSESDLLNAIEAALGRASQARASRIEIEAIYSRIDRLTPREREVLTLVVEGRLNKQMACELGTAEKTIKVHRARVMRKMEAHSLAELVRITDKAGIAHPLLHPGPGAPAATAP, encoded by the coding sequence ATGAACAACCCCACACCAACCGTCTTCGTGGTGGATGATGACGACGCGGTACGCCAGGCGCTGATGCGCCTGATCCGCGGCGCCGGCTACCTTGTTGAGGGATTCGGCTGCGCGCGCGCGTTCCTCGACAGCGGCTCGCCTGCCGAGTGCAACGCCTGCCTGGTGCTCGACTTGCAACTCCCCGATCTGAACGGATTGGAATTGCAACGTGAGCTCAATGGAGCAGGCAGGCCGCTGCCGATCGTCTTCATTACCGGACATGGCGATATCCCCGCCAGCGTGCGCGCCATGAAAGCCGGCGCGACGGACTTCCTGGTCAAGCCGGTCAGTGAGAGCGATCTGCTGAACGCGATCGAAGCCGCATTGGGGCGGGCGTCGCAAGCACGCGCGAGCCGCATCGAGATCGAAGCGATCTACAGCCGCATAGACCGCCTCACACCGCGCGAGCGCGAAGTGCTCACGCTGGTCGTCGAAGGCCGCCTGAACAAGCAGATGGCTTGTGAACTGGGCACGGCGGAAAAGACCATCAAAGTCCACCGCGCCCGCGTGATGAGAAAGATGGAGGCTCACTCCCTGGCCGAACTGGTGCGCATCACCGACAAGGCCGGCATCGCTCATCCGCTCCTTCACCCCGGTCCGGGCGCACCCGCTGCCACGGCACCATGA
- a CDS encoding two-component system sensor histidine kinase NtrB — translation MTIIRTAAFLEAAFIALLLLLLLLQFRRARANDAAWRYPAADAPAAQPHPARGPRFRQSWRQGWRPIGARLGMLSPGLVQRTAMRPEPRDGPLAPRGDTPDGVPGSARALQHDESVRGMLALLPFAILLTNPRGQILLANAGAEKLFGYRQDELIGASADALIPGWQGDTRAVRLCRPAGGTHDQFARRKDGTEFPAEITAKDASFDGAPLMLTVVIDRTERYELQRNRQELAHLTRVSTLGELASSLAHELNQPLTAILSNAQAAQRFMSTQPVNLAEVREILQDIVEDNHRASEVIRRIRRLVKKGDLEAAPLSLERVIGDVALLVHSDAIVRGIRVVQHTEPTLPTAQGDSVQVQQVVLNLLLNAFHAVESRPARDRVVMVDATREGAGMVRVAVRDRGPGLSADNLDQIFKPFFTSKREGLGLGLSISRSIVEMHGGRIWAENNSDQGATFYFTLPVAANTEPAHSGEHP, via the coding sequence ATGACCATCATCCGCACTGCTGCCTTCCTGGAGGCAGCGTTCATCGCGCTGCTGTTGTTGCTGCTGCTGCTGCAATTCCGGCGCGCGCGGGCCAATGATGCAGCGTGGCGCTACCCGGCGGCGGACGCCCCCGCAGCACAGCCACACCCTGCCAGGGGGCCGAGATTTCGCCAGTCCTGGCGTCAGGGCTGGCGCCCCATTGGCGCACGCCTTGGCATGCTCTCCCCTGGCCTCGTCCAGCGCACCGCCATGCGCCCGGAGCCACGGGATGGGCCTCTGGCCCCCCGCGGCGATACCCCCGACGGAGTCCCCGGCTCCGCGCGGGCATTGCAGCATGATGAAAGCGTGCGCGGCATGCTGGCCTTGTTGCCGTTTGCCATTCTGTTGACGAATCCGCGCGGCCAGATCCTCTTGGCCAATGCTGGCGCGGAGAAGCTCTTCGGCTACCGCCAGGATGAACTGATCGGCGCATCTGCCGACGCGCTCATACCAGGATGGCAGGGCGACACCAGGGCCGTGCGCTTGTGCAGGCCGGCAGGCGGCACGCATGACCAGTTTGCGCGCCGCAAGGACGGCACCGAGTTCCCGGCGGAAATCACCGCTAAGGACGCTTCGTTCGACGGGGCGCCGCTCATGCTGACCGTCGTCATCGACCGGACCGAGCGCTACGAGCTACAGCGTAACCGGCAGGAGCTTGCCCATCTGACGCGTGTCTCCACGCTGGGCGAGCTGGCGAGCTCACTCGCGCACGAGTTGAATCAGCCGCTGACGGCGATCTTGAGCAACGCGCAGGCCGCTCAACGCTTCATGTCGACGCAGCCTGTCAACCTGGCCGAAGTGCGTGAGATCCTGCAGGATATCGTCGAGGACAACCACCGCGCGAGCGAAGTGATCCGCAGGATTCGCAGGCTGGTCAAGAAGGGCGACCTCGAAGCCGCGCCCCTCAGTCTTGAGCGCGTCATCGGCGACGTGGCGCTCCTGGTCCACAGCGACGCGATCGTACGCGGCATCCGCGTGGTCCAGCACACCGAACCCACGCTGCCCACCGCGCAGGGCGATAGCGTCCAGGTGCAGCAAGTCGTGCTGAATCTGCTGCTTAACGCCTTCCACGCAGTCGAGTCCCGCCCGGCGCGGGACCGCGTGGTCATGGTTGACGCCACGCGCGAAGGCGCCGGCATGGTGCGCGTGGCGGTGCGGGACCGTGGCCCCGGCCTGAGCGCGGACAACCTCGACCAGATCTTCAAGCCATTCTTCACCTCAAAGCGCGAAGGGCTTGGCCTCGGGCTGTCCATCAGCCGCTCCATCGTGGAAATGCACGGCGGACGCATATGGGCCGAGAACAATAGCGACCAAGGTGCCACTTTCTATTTCACGTTGCCGGTCGCAGCGAACACAGAGCCCGCACATTCGGGGGAACACCCATGA
- a CDS encoding patatin-like phospholipase family protein produces MAQPRKATPSNAAAHGAKFDHTVLVLQGGGALGAYQAGIYAGLADAGIAPDWIAGVSIGAINAALIAGNPPERRVERLGEFWDRISAHTPFMPPAYLEHLRPMMNAFSAASAVTFGVPGFFSPRVPPPFLSPDGSIEALSFYDTRPLRDTLEQLVDFDLISRKDVRLSLGAVNVRSGNSVYFDNTQMRLGPEHVMASGALPPGFPPVEVGGELYWDGGIVSNTPLWYVVDEGYRMNALVLQVDVFSGAGEMPQNLREAQERVKDIQYASKTRFNSTRIREIEELRGALHRVIAKLPAALKSDPDVRQLTAVSTRGAVALLHFINRHNTHSANFKDYEFSRATVTDLWNGGLEDARRAVASPKWQEAMALASGIGIYDMTIR; encoded by the coding sequence ATGGCGCAGCCACGCAAAGCGACACCTTCCAATGCGGCGGCGCACGGGGCGAAGTTCGACCATACGGTGCTCGTCCTGCAGGGCGGGGGCGCACTGGGCGCCTACCAGGCCGGCATCTACGCCGGTCTCGCGGACGCCGGCATTGCCCCGGACTGGATTGCAGGGGTATCCATCGGGGCGATCAACGCTGCGCTGATCGCCGGCAATCCACCAGAGCGCCGCGTGGAACGCCTGGGCGAGTTCTGGGACCGCATATCCGCGCATACCCCTTTCATGCCGCCCGCCTACCTGGAGCATCTGCGCCCGATGATGAATGCCTTCAGCGCGGCATCCGCAGTCACGTTCGGCGTGCCGGGCTTCTTCTCGCCACGGGTGCCGCCGCCCTTCCTGTCGCCCGACGGCAGCATCGAGGCGCTGAGCTTCTACGATACGCGCCCGCTCAGGGACACGCTTGAGCAGCTGGTGGACTTCGACCTGATCAGCCGGAAGGACGTCCGGCTCTCGCTGGGCGCGGTCAATGTGCGCTCCGGGAACTCGGTGTATTTCGACAACACGCAGATGCGGCTCGGCCCGGAGCACGTGATGGCCAGCGGCGCGCTGCCGCCGGGATTCCCGCCGGTGGAGGTGGGCGGGGAGCTGTACTGGGATGGCGGGATCGTCTCGAACACCCCGCTGTGGTACGTCGTCGACGAGGGCTACCGGATGAATGCGCTGGTCCTGCAGGTCGACGTATTCAGCGGCGCGGGCGAGATGCCGCAGAACCTGCGCGAGGCCCAGGAGCGGGTCAAGGACATCCAGTATGCAAGCAAGACGCGTTTCAACTCGACCCGGATCCGGGAGATCGAAGAACTTCGCGGCGCGCTGCACCGCGTCATCGCCAAGCTGCCGGCGGCGCTCAAGTCCGACCCGGATGTGCGCCAGCTCACCGCGGTCAGCACGCGCGGCGCCGTGGCGCTGCTGCACTTCATCAACCGGCACAACACGCATTCCGCCAACTTCAAGGACTACGAGTTCTCGCGGGCTACCGTGACCGATCTGTGGAATGGCGGCCTGGAAGACGCACGCCGCGCCGTTGCCAGCCCGAAATGGCAGGAAGCGATGGCGCTGGCGAGCGGGATCGGCATTTACGACATGACTATCCGTTGA
- a CDS encoding acetoacetate decarboxylase has translation MTEADIKAHAFAMPLTSPAFPCGPYRFVNREFLIITYRTDPDALAAVIPAPLEMTEPIVKFEFIRMPDSTGFGDYTESGQVIPVRFKGEHGGYVHAMFLDDGSPIAAGREIWGFPKKLASPQLRIEKDTIGGVLRYGPVPIAVATMGYKHKTLAHDKILASLCAPNFLLKIIPHVDGTARICELVRYFCEDITVKGAWEGPAGLELFHHALAPVAALPVLEVISGVHILTDLTLGLGTVVHDYLAA, from the coding sequence ATGACTGAAGCTGACATAAAGGCGCACGCGTTCGCGATGCCGCTCACGAGTCCGGCATTCCCGTGCGGCCCCTATCGCTTTGTCAATCGCGAGTTCCTGATCATCACCTACCGCACCGACCCCGACGCACTGGCAGCCGTGATACCCGCGCCGCTGGAGATGACCGAGCCGATCGTCAAGTTCGAGTTCATCCGCATGCCCGATTCAACCGGCTTCGGCGACTACACGGAAAGCGGCCAGGTCATTCCGGTGCGATTCAAGGGCGAGCACGGCGGCTACGTGCACGCCATGTTTCTCGACGATGGCTCGCCGATCGCGGCGGGCCGCGAAATCTGGGGCTTTCCCAAGAAGCTGGCCTCGCCGCAGCTACGCATCGAGAAGGACACGATCGGCGGCGTGCTGCGCTACGGTCCGGTCCCGATCGCCGTGGCGACGATGGGCTACAAGCACAAGACGCTTGCCCACGACAAGATCCTGGCATCGCTATGCGCGCCCAACTTCCTGCTCAAGATCATTCCGCACGTGGACGGGACGGCGCGCATCTGCGAACTGGTGCGCTACTTCTGCGAAGACATCACCGTGAAAGGCGCCTGGGAGGGGCCGGCGGGGCTCGAGCTGTTTCATCACGCGCTCGCGCCGGTCGCGGCGCTGCCGGTGCTCGAGGTGATTTCGGGCGTGCATATCCTCACCGACCTGACGCTGGGCCTGGGGACGGTTGTCCATGACTATCTGGCTGCGTGA